In Metarhizium brunneum chromosome 3, complete sequence, a genomic segment contains:
- the atnD_0 gene encoding Short chain dehydrogenase atnD: MGFLYSQLFKQLPYPTGSYNGKTIVITGSNVGLGKEAARHFARMGAGKIILAVRNLDKGNNAKVDIETTTGCANDVIQVWQVDMASYASVESFAARVNAELDRVDIFIANAGIAPAKYAIAEDNEASITVNFISTFLLAALVVPKLKSTARLYNTRPMFSIVSSDVHAHTTLPQKSAPNGEILTTVNDRVFAEKHWNEQYPVSKLLGVFCVRALAEKYPASTLPVTFNCVNPGLCHSELGRDFPTLAFWLIKLVLARSTEVGSRTLVHAASQDAASHGQYMTDCGTGAPSAFVTSEEGKEVQARVWDELVLKLESIKPDCMSNF; the protein is encoded by the coding sequence ATGGGATTCCTCTACAGCCAGCTGTTCAAGCAACTTCCATACCCCACCGGCTCGTACAATGGCAaaaccatcgtcatcaccgGCAGCAATGTAGGGCTTGGTAAAGAAGCCGCCCGCCACTTTGCGCGCATGGGGGCCGGCAAGATCATTCTTGCTGTGCGCAACCTGGACAAAGGGAACAACGCCAAGGTCGACATCGAAACTACAACAGGCTGCGCAAACGACGTCATTCAAGTCTGGCAagtggacatggccagctaCGCCAGCGTGGAAAGCTTTGCCGCCCGTGTCAACGCCGAGTTAGATCGCGTCGACATTTTCATCGCCAACGCCGGCATCGCCCCCGCGAAATACGCAATCGCCGAGGACAACGAAGCCAGCATCACGGTCAACTTTATTTCCACATTTCTACTTGCCGCCCTCGTGGTGCCCAAGCTAAAGAGCACGGCGCGGCTGTACAATACGAGACCCATGTTTTCTATTGTGTCGTCTGATGTGCACGCGCACACGACACTTCCGCAGAAATCAGCACCGAATGGCGAAATTTTGACGACTGTCAACGACAGGGTTTTTGCGGAGAAGCATTGGAATGAACAGTATCCGGTTTCCAAGCTGCTAGGGGTGTTTTGTGTGCGCGCTCTTGCAGAGAAATATCCTGCCTCGACGTTGCCCGTCACATTCAACTGCGTGAACCCCGGACTGTGCCACTCTGAGCTCGGCCGTGACTTTCCCACGTTGGCATTTTGGCTCATAAAACTTGTCTTGGCCCGGTCGACTGAAGTTGGGAGTAGAACATTGGTTCATGCAGCATCTCAGGACGCTGCGTCGCATGGCCAATACATGACGGACTGTGGCACGGGTGCACCATCTGCATTTGTTACCAGTGAGGAAGGAAAGGAGGTACAGGCAAGGGTGTGGGACGAGTTGGTTTTAAAGCTGGAATCCATAAAGCCGGATTGCATGAGTaatttttaa